From the genome of Eucalyptus grandis isolate ANBG69807.140 chromosome 2, ASM1654582v1, whole genome shotgun sequence, one region includes:
- the LOC104434353 gene encoding ELKS/Rab6-interacting/CAST family member 1: protein MGEIDTKPIEPVQVALSLFGEKGDHRKHRSTSSDTEIDKEELQGLQKELANNKVQLEAKECAYMQAQLKLQQYRESVEELSSQLMKSELERDQCERECIQARTHVDKLESKTKEMADQLLETVKVREQLSHVLNELKSAQVELLGMETELAVEREARLKALTRMEELEAEIQIEKGKVEVLPEHVEELNEALLMSKQAAMEAEKEKCDIISQKDAKIDLATDAVVQMQEQLNNLKNQVGMIEDLENQLLAKSVYVESLQSDLLEVNEMLDSSEKATSDATADLEKWKADLEGKKREVSDQAVYIEVLQMELNQLKHDLKTANERLGHMSCDLETLTEDLQNAEAELSEVKEKEIEAQIELALLKSELHKTRSKVAAAEAAEVRADSVKSGLYLAVQQLALEAGEAKKEYQKLKDEADKASEESESLMFATAPVEVTAQDEEIFENASSEVEEGVGDENSTHVTISLEEYESLLALAKKADETHRSSVEDSNQHIASGSKQEVEILKRELEAASKRISEFRTRAEQAASRAEAAETAKAALEDQLQRWREQKQRRKAALAVLREESISREIDPTAFVRTPASHLPLFKILNMKF, encoded by the exons ATGGGTGAAATTGATACGAAACCGATTGAGCCGGTCCAAGTCGCGCTGTCCTTGTTCGGTGAGAAAGGCGATCATAGGAAGCACCGTTCCACCAGCAGCGAC ACAGAGATTGATAAAGAGGAGCTTCAAGGCCTGCAGAAGGAATTGGCGAATAACAAGGTGCAACTCGAGGCCAAGGAATGTGCCTACATGCAAGCGCAACTCAAGCTACAGCAATACAGGGAAAGTGTGGAAGAACTTTCCTCTCAGCTGATGAAATCCGAGCTCGAGAGGGACCAATGTGAAAGGGAATGCATTCAAGCCAGGACTCATGTCGACAAGCTGGAGTCCAAGACCAAGGAAATGGCCGATCAGCTATTGGAAACCGTGAAGGTCCGCGAGCAGCTTTCTCATGTATTAAACGAGCTGAAGTCTGCCCAAGTCGAGTTGCTTGGGATGGAGACTGAGCTTGCCGTCGAGAGAGAGGCAAGGCTGAAGGCTTTAACCCGAATGGAGGAGCTGGAAGCTGAAATTCAAATAGAGAAGGGAAAGGTTGAAGTACTCCCGGAGCATGTAGAGGAGCTCAATGAAGCTCTCCTAATGTCGAAGCAGGCTGCTAtggaagctgaaaaagaaaaatgtgacaTAATTTCTCAGAAAGATGCCAAGATAGATTTAGCTACAGATGCGGTGGTTCAAATGCAGGAGCAGTTGAACAATCTGAAAAATCAAGTGGGGATGATTGAGGACTTGGAGAACCAGCTCCTGGCCAAGTCTGTGTATGTCGAGTCATTACAATCTGATCTTTTGGAAGTGAACGAGATGCTTGATTCATCTGAGAAGGCCACTTCTGATGCCACAGCCGATTTGGAGAAGTGGAAAGCGGATTTGGaagggaagaaaagggaagTCTCGGACCAAGCTGTTTACATAGAAGTGCTTCAGATGGAATTAAATCAGTTGAAGCATGATCTGAAAACTGCAAATGAAAGGCTTGGCCACATGAGCTGCGATCTTGAAACTCTTACTGAAGATTTGCAGAATGCAGAGGCTGAGTTGAGTGAGGTGAAGGAAAAAGAGATTGAAGCGCAGATTGAACTGGCCTTGCTGAAATCCGAGCTTCACAAAACCCGGTCAAAAGTCGCAGCTGCAGAGGCAGCTGAAGTTAGAGCGGATAGTGTTAAATCAGGGCTTTATCTTGCAGTTCAGCAGCTAGCGCTGGAAGCTGGTGAAGCCAAGAAGGAATACCAGAAGTTAAAGGATGAAGCCGATAAGGCATCTGAGGAGTCCGAAAGCTTGATGTTTGCCACTGCGCCAGTAGAAGTCACTGCTCAAGATGAGGAAATATTTGAAAACGCATCAAGCGAAGTGGAAGAGGGTGTAGGAGACGAGAACAGCACCCACGTAACGATTTCACTGGAAGAGTACGAGTCCTTACTTGCCCTGGCAAAGAAGGCAGATGAAACGCATAGGTCGTCAGTGGAAGACTCGAATCAGCACATTGCATCGGGAAGCAAGCAAGAGGTGGAGATCCTGAAGAGAGAGCTCGAAGCGGCAAGCAAAAGGATCAGTGAGTTCAGGACTCGGGCTGAACAGGCGGCCAGCCGGGCGGAGGCTGCTGAGACTGCCAAAGCAGCACTGGAGGATCAGCTCCAGAGGTGGCGGGaacagaagcagaggaggaaggCTGCATTGGCTGTGCTTAGGGAGGAATCGATCTCGAGAGAGATTGACCCTACCGCATTTGTTAGAACTCCGGCTTCGCATCTTCCTCTTTTCAAGATTCTTAACATGAAATTCTAG